A window of the Isosphaera pallida ATCC 43644 genome harbors these coding sequences:
- the dapA gene encoding 4-hydroxy-tetrahydrodipicolinate synthase — MATKGRLFAGCTVALATPFRDGQVDYDALKRLVEWQIARGTAVLSPCGTTGESPTLSHEEHEKVIAVVVETTAGRAKVLAGTGSNATSEAISLTKFAQRVGADGTLQVTPYYNRPTQEGMYAHFARIAEVCDLPMMLYNIPSRCGRNLEPETVARLAELPQVVAIKEASGSLDQVSELVRSTNLTVVSGDDSLTLPMLAVGGEGVVSVVANLAPQRVQAMIDAFQQGQLAEARAIHQELFTLSRNLLGLSVNPVPVKAALEELGLCSSEVRLPLTGLTPPQRDQLRKALAEARIQA; from the coding sequence ATGGCGACCAAAGGAAGACTGTTCGCGGGCTGCACCGTGGCGTTGGCCACTCCATTTCGTGATGGTCAAGTGGATTATGACGCGCTCAAGCGTTTGGTGGAATGGCAGATCGCGCGGGGCACCGCAGTGCTGAGTCCCTGCGGAACCACAGGGGAGTCGCCCACGCTCTCGCACGAGGAACACGAGAAGGTCATCGCGGTGGTGGTCGAGACGACCGCAGGTCGGGCCAAGGTGCTGGCGGGGACTGGCTCCAACGCCACCTCCGAGGCAATCTCGTTGACCAAATTCGCCCAGCGGGTCGGAGCCGACGGCACGCTCCAGGTCACTCCTTACTACAATCGTCCAACTCAGGAGGGAATGTACGCCCATTTTGCCCGAATCGCCGAAGTGTGCGACCTGCCGATGATGCTGTACAATATCCCGTCGCGTTGTGGGCGGAACCTTGAGCCCGAAACGGTCGCGCGACTCGCCGAACTCCCTCAGGTGGTGGCGATCAAAGAGGCATCCGGCTCACTCGATCAAGTGTCCGAGCTTGTGCGTTCCACCAACCTGACGGTCGTTTCCGGCGACGATTCCCTAACTTTGCCGATGCTGGCCGTCGGTGGCGAGGGGGTTGTCTCGGTGGTGGCCAACCTCGCGCCTCAGCGCGTGCAGGCGATGATCGACGCCTTCCAGCAAGGCCAGCTGGCCGAAGCCCGCGCCATCCATCAAGAACTCTTCACGTTAAGTCGCAACCTACTGGGACTGTCGGTCAACCCAGTCCCCGTCAAGGCGGCGTTGGAGGAACTGGGACTCTGCTCGTCCGAGGTGCGACTCCCTCTGACCGGCCTCACCCCCCCGCAACGCGACCAACTCCGCAAAGCGTTGGCCGAAGCCCGCATCCAGGCTTAG
- a CDS encoding 5-oxoprolinase subunit C family protein encodes MKPGDETPRGLRLIGLGGPTRVVDLGRFGRRALGVPWSGAFDLESHRMANACVNNGQEAATLELAGAGGIYVAEGPPGGHLRLGWAGACWSAWIDKVPLAFGPPMAFDLPVGSLLKLGGPVRGRAGQARLYLAVAGGWTTPTQLGSRSCEEPLGLHELIPCGPQPAPQHRLSWNLDPTSRWTTPRNDQPTTLRLLNGPDLADEVGVVTWPICRVSSRSDRVGVRLEPLEPFHPSGWDPHRLTLRRSTPMIPGALQWTGTEFLALGPASGTTGGYPHLGQIAVVDHPRLAQLAPGDLVRFQPLGLDHARRLDQLQRAAWARRDLLTRVATGLARA; translated from the coding sequence GTGAAACCTGGCGACGAGACACCTCGGGGGCTGCGGTTGATCGGCCTGGGGGGACCCACGCGAGTCGTGGACCTAGGGCGGTTTGGCCGCCGCGCCCTGGGGGTCCCGTGGAGTGGTGCGTTCGATCTCGAGTCGCATCGGATGGCGAATGCATGTGTGAACAACGGGCAAGAGGCGGCCACGCTGGAACTGGCGGGAGCGGGTGGGATTTACGTTGCGGAGGGTCCGCCGGGCGGCCATCTCCGATTGGGCTGGGCCGGAGCGTGTTGGTCCGCCTGGATTGACAAGGTCCCCCTCGCCTTTGGTCCGCCAATGGCCTTCGACCTACCGGTGGGGTCGCTTCTGAAACTCGGAGGACCAGTGCGTGGACGGGCGGGGCAGGCCCGCCTTTACCTGGCGGTCGCGGGAGGTTGGACCACTCCCACCCAGCTGGGTTCACGGTCTTGTGAGGAACCCTTGGGTCTGCACGAACTGATTCCCTGTGGTCCCCAACCCGCCCCGCAACACCGGCTCAGCTGGAATCTCGACCCGACTTCGAGATGGACCACGCCTCGAAACGACCAGCCGACCACTCTACGGCTGCTGAACGGACCCGACCTAGCCGATGAGGTCGGTGTCGTGACGTGGCCGATCTGTCGGGTCTCGTCTCGAAGCGATCGAGTAGGTGTGCGTTTGGAGCCTCTGGAGCCATTCCATCCGTCTGGATGGGATCCACATCGTCTCACCCTGCGACGCTCGACGCCAATGATTCCAGGAGCGCTGCAATGGACCGGGACCGAGTTCCTCGCGCTGGGGCCGGCCTCGGGAACCACCGGGGGCTATCCTCACCTCGGCCAAATTGCCGTGGTCGATCATCCACGTCTAGCCCAGCTTGCGCCAGGCGACCTGGTGAGATTCCAGCCACTTGGACTGGACCACGCCCGGCGTCTGGACCAACTTCAACGCGCTGCCTGGGCCCGGCGCGACCTGCTAACTCGAGTGGCAACCGGCTTGGCGCGTGCTTAG
- a CDS encoding adenine phosphoribosyltransferase: protein MSSINWNDYIRDVRDFPKPGIIFKDITPLLAAPHAFRAAIDQLSERCSVLGPIDAIGAAEARGFLFAAPLAYTLGVGLVPIRKPGKLPYATLSMEYQLEYGSDALEVHSDALKPGARLLLVDDVLATGGTIKACADLARMAQADVVGFAFLMELTFLGGRSRLDDGARVISLIEC, encoded by the coding sequence ATGAGTTCGATCAACTGGAACGATTACATCCGGGATGTGCGGGATTTTCCCAAACCGGGAATCATCTTCAAAGACATCACGCCCTTGTTGGCCGCGCCGCATGCCTTTCGGGCGGCGATCGATCAGTTGAGCGAACGTTGCTCCGTCCTGGGTCCAATCGACGCGATCGGTGCGGCTGAGGCCCGTGGGTTCCTCTTCGCTGCGCCGTTGGCCTACACGTTGGGCGTGGGTCTGGTACCTATCCGGAAACCGGGCAAACTGCCTTACGCTACGCTGTCGATGGAGTATCAACTCGAATACGGTTCCGACGCGCTGGAGGTCCATTCTGACGCGCTTAAGCCCGGAGCCCGCCTGCTGCTGGTGGACGATGTGCTGGCCACCGGCGGCACCATCAAAGCCTGCGCTGACCTCGCCCGGATGGCTCAGGCCGACGTGGTGGGATTCGCCTTCCTCATGGAGTTGACCTTCCTAGGCGGGCGATCTCGACTCGATGACGGAGCGCGGGTCATCAGCCTCATCGAATGCTGA
- a CDS encoding glycosyltransferase family 4 protein, with the protein MNRVPFPHSSSSADPTAATSSREPSVATEDWLAERPRVVCMMTTFFGSHSFGGDAAFVDRLARALARRGHEVHVIHCQDAFEATRGGVGPRAYEPPPGVTLHPLKSGLGVLSPLLTHQTGRPMLKTEPIRQLWRTIRPDLIHFHNLSLIGGPGLIDLAAQVVPDALRVMTAHEHWLVCPLSVLWTHDRRLCERPRCVSCTLRAKRPPQLWRAGDGLIRRGLDTLDALIVPSEATRRAHHERGVTRPIDVLPYFLPDDHQDGSDSPSSRGGWKGCRPYVAAAGRLVDYKGFDDAIRAMRLLPKLDLRLAGVGDQEQALRGLVARLGLTNVYFEGALNASGVANLFRHARAVVVPSRVPETFGYVILEAFHEATPVIVRDLGAPPELVELSQGGLVFDDEASLVHALTCLSHDDALRKALGRRGHRARWEIWNESRHLTRFGRLLARRRASRSC; encoded by the coding sequence GTGAACCGCGTTCCGTTCCCTCATTCGTCTTCCTCCGCCGATCCGACCGCCGCGACAAGCTCGCGCGAACCGTCCGTAGCCACAGAGGATTGGCTGGCGGAGCGTCCGCGGGTGGTCTGCATGATGACCACCTTCTTCGGCTCGCACAGCTTCGGCGGCGACGCGGCCTTCGTCGATCGCCTGGCGCGCGCGCTAGCGCGCAGGGGACACGAGGTTCATGTGATCCACTGTCAGGACGCTTTCGAGGCGACGCGGGGAGGGGTGGGTCCCCGCGCTTACGAGCCGCCGCCGGGAGTAACGCTTCATCCATTGAAAAGCGGTCTGGGCGTGCTCTCGCCGCTCTTGACCCACCAGACCGGGCGTCCCATGCTGAAAACCGAACCGATCCGCCAGCTTTGGCGGACGATCCGGCCCGACTTGATTCACTTTCATAATCTCTCACTGATCGGTGGTCCCGGCCTGATCGACCTGGCCGCCCAAGTCGTGCCTGATGCGCTGCGGGTGATGACCGCGCATGAGCATTGGCTAGTTTGTCCCCTGTCGGTTCTTTGGACCCATGATCGGCGGCTTTGCGAGCGTCCCCGCTGCGTCTCCTGTACCCTTCGGGCCAAACGCCCTCCCCAACTCTGGCGCGCGGGGGATGGCTTGATTCGACGGGGACTGGACACCCTCGACGCGCTCATCGTGCCCAGCGAGGCCACCCGACGCGCCCACCACGAACGGGGCGTGACCCGACCAATCGATGTCCTCCCCTACTTTCTCCCCGACGACCATCAAGACGGTTCCGACTCCCCGTCGTCACGCGGAGGTTGGAAGGGGTGCCGTCCCTATGTGGCCGCCGCCGGCCGGTTGGTCGATTACAAAGGGTTCGACGACGCGATTCGCGCCATGCGATTGCTCCCCAAGCTCGATCTTCGGCTTGCCGGGGTCGGAGACCAAGAGCAGGCGCTACGGGGGTTAGTGGCCCGGCTTGGTCTGACCAATGTTTACTTTGAGGGAGCGTTGAACGCCTCCGGAGTGGCCAACCTGTTTCGCCACGCGCGGGCGGTGGTGGTGCCCTCGCGGGTTCCCGAGACCTTCGGCTACGTGATTTTAGAGGCGTTTCATGAAGCGACTCCGGTGATCGTGCGCGACCTGGGCGCGCCGCCGGAACTCGTGGAACTCAGCCAGGGTGGTCTGGTGTTCGACGACGAGGCGTCGCTCGTTCACGCTCTAACGTGTCTGAGCCACGACGACGCGCTGCGTAAGGCGTTGGGACGCCGCGGCCACCGCGCCCGTTGGGAGATTTGGAACGAGTCGCGGCATCTAACCCGCTTTGGACGACTGTTGGCCCGCCGCCGCGCGTCGAGATCCTGCTAG
- a CDS encoding MFS transporter, giving the protein MSQTRSISPQALLVMIVLVDLMGFTLVMPLLQRFASDYGFKPWQIGAILAAFPLFQLIAGPILGRLSDRYGRRPVLVASQFGTALSFALMAVSREFWVLLLARAIDGASGGNVLVAQAYLADVTKPEERGKALGLLGAAFGVGFVLGPLLGGVLVKLPIDPDWQLRLPFVVAALFSTVAWVLVWLKLPESLPREKRAARFTLSRGGPLSVVRVVRAPKIGRLVVVSALLTLTFSSLEGTFSNYLKSRVGWDAAEAAWAFAFLGLMSAMVQGGLIRPLISRFGEPRLVIFGVTTLALGMVAMALMSDWWGYLAACILIALGYGTSGPSVNGLLSRSVSPVDQGLVFGVVASCQTLARMINYMVANLLLGSEGSSAPYWEAAFLALVALAVAWPVVVGVGPSTDHDATLPSETLWSSDAADNLGRMPSLEPNGASNVPRQPSESPTSAAR; this is encoded by the coding sequence GTGTCTCAAACCAGGTCGATTTCCCCCCAAGCGTTGCTGGTGATGATCGTCTTGGTGGACCTGATGGGGTTCACCCTGGTGATGCCACTGTTGCAGCGGTTCGCTTCGGACTATGGCTTCAAGCCCTGGCAGATTGGGGCCATTCTAGCTGCCTTTCCCTTGTTCCAACTTATCGCCGGTCCGATCCTGGGACGTTTGAGCGACCGTTACGGACGTCGCCCAGTGCTGGTCGCCAGTCAGTTTGGCACCGCCCTGTCGTTTGCGCTGATGGCGGTCTCACGCGAGTTTTGGGTACTCTTGCTGGCAAGGGCGATCGATGGAGCGTCGGGTGGAAATGTGCTGGTGGCTCAAGCCTACCTGGCCGACGTGACCAAGCCGGAGGAACGAGGCAAGGCGCTCGGACTGCTTGGGGCCGCTTTCGGGGTCGGCTTCGTCCTGGGTCCACTTCTGGGAGGCGTCCTGGTCAAACTCCCGATCGACCCCGACTGGCAGTTACGTTTGCCGTTCGTCGTAGCCGCCCTGTTCTCGACGGTCGCGTGGGTTCTGGTTTGGCTCAAACTCCCCGAATCGTTACCCCGAGAGAAACGCGCCGCGAGGTTCACCCTGTCGCGCGGCGGACCACTGTCGGTGGTAAGGGTGGTTCGCGCTCCTAAGATCGGACGGTTGGTTGTAGTCAGTGCCTTGTTGACCCTGACTTTCTCATCACTCGAGGGCACGTTCTCCAACTACCTCAAAAGCCGAGTCGGCTGGGACGCGGCCGAGGCCGCTTGGGCGTTCGCTTTTCTGGGACTCATGAGCGCGATGGTTCAAGGCGGATTGATCCGTCCCCTCATCAGCCGCTTTGGCGAACCCCGTCTGGTGATCTTTGGTGTGACCACGCTGGCGTTGGGGATGGTGGCCATGGCGCTGATGAGCGATTGGTGGGGCTACCTGGCCGCCTGCATCCTGATCGCGCTGGGCTACGGAACCTCTGGTCCTTCGGTCAACGGATTGCTGTCCCGCTCGGTCAGTCCGGTCGATCAGGGACTTGTTTTCGGCGTGGTCGCCTCCTGTCAAACCTTAGCGCGAATGATCAACTACATGGTCGCCAATCTCTTACTGGGCTCGGAGGGATCCTCAGCTCCTTATTGGGAAGCCGCGTTCCTGGCGCTGGTGGCGCTGGCGGTCGCTTGGCCGGTCGTGGTGGGTGTCGGGCCCTCCACTGACCACGACGCCACTCTTCCCTCTGAGACCCTTTGGAGTTCCGACGCCGCAGACAACCTGGGGCGAATGCCTTCTTTGGAACCCAACGGTGCGTCCAACGTCCCCCGTCAACCGTCCGAGTCGCCCACCTCTGCCGCGCGCTAA
- a CDS encoding ferrochelatase — protein sequence MSVIATPPPQANPTTSPAATELPPFDGLLIVGFGGPEGPDEVMPFLENVLRGRNVPRERMLEVAEHYYHFGGVSPLNNQVRALIAELQPELRRRGVDLPIAWGNRNWKPFLTDAVRELTERGAKRVLAVVLAAYSSYSSCRQYRENVEAARREVAANLPEGQQMPIFEKMRVYYNHPDFIASNADRVREALERFPVEERDAVHVAFTAHSIPSVMADSCNYALQLTEACRLTAETLGLPEERWKLVYQSRSGRPQDPWLEPDILDHLDALHEAGVKNLIIHPIGFLSDHMEVMYDLDEEAKHRAEEHGMRMERAATVGVHPTFVAMLAELIQERITPGSTRRAIGKYGPSHDFCPVNCCLPPGRQPAPAIGGQTA from the coding sequence ATGAGCGTGATTGCGACTCCCCCCCCTCAAGCCAACCCAACCACCTCGCCCGCCGCCACCGAATTGCCACCCTTCGATGGGCTGTTGATCGTCGGTTTTGGCGGACCCGAAGGTCCCGACGAGGTGATGCCTTTCCTTGAAAATGTGTTGCGGGGTCGCAACGTTCCCCGCGAACGGATGCTGGAGGTGGCCGAACACTACTATCATTTTGGTGGGGTCAGCCCGCTCAACAACCAAGTCCGCGCCCTCATCGCCGAACTTCAGCCGGAACTGCGCCGACGGGGTGTCGATCTGCCGATCGCTTGGGGCAACCGCAACTGGAAGCCGTTCTTGACCGACGCCGTCCGTGAGTTGACCGAGCGGGGAGCCAAGCGGGTCTTAGCGGTGGTCCTCGCCGCCTACTCCAGTTACTCCAGCTGCCGCCAGTACCGCGAGAATGTCGAGGCCGCCCGCCGCGAAGTCGCCGCCAACCTGCCCGAAGGTCAACAGATGCCGATCTTCGAGAAGATGCGGGTGTACTACAACCACCCCGACTTCATCGCCAGCAACGCCGACCGCGTCCGCGAGGCGCTCGAACGCTTTCCTGTCGAGGAACGCGACGCAGTCCATGTCGCCTTCACTGCCCACAGCATCCCCTCGGTCATGGCCGATTCCTGCAACTACGCCCTGCAGCTCACCGAAGCCTGCCGCCTGACCGCCGAGACCCTCGGTCTGCCCGAGGAGCGTTGGAAGCTGGTTTACCAAAGCCGCAGTGGACGACCCCAAGATCCCTGGTTGGAGCCCGATATTCTCGACCATCTTGATGCCTTGCATGAAGCTGGCGTCAAGAATCTGATCATCCATCCCATTGGGTTTTTGTCTGACCATATGGAGGTGATGTACGACCTCGACGAGGAAGCCAAACACCGCGCCGAGGAACACGGCATGAGGATGGAACGGGCCGCCACCGTGGGGGTCCACCCCACCTTCGTGGCGATGTTGGCCGAATTGATCCAAGAACGGATCACCCCCGGCTCGACTCGTCGAGCCATTGGCAAGTATGGTCCCAGTCACGACTTTTGCCCAGTGAACTGCTGTCTGCCGCCAGGTCGTCAGCCCGCGCCGGCCATTGGTGGTCAGACCGCCTAG
- a CDS encoding Gfo/Idh/MocA family protein: MSMSPPRSPVRVVGINFDHMHMGDNLAMAARHPRVEVIGLWDHDPQRVEPVRRKLNLPESVRFEDWRACLETARPDLVLLCPATAAHAEWVERIAGSGLVAPGGAILLEKPFAANLDQAARIVRAVEAAGLRLAINWPLAWVPAHITAKRLIDRGVIGALREVHYYDGNRGPLWHTAGKAEIDAATVAAQKPTSWFYRADHGGGSLLDYLGYGATLSAWFLNGADPLEVVAMTDRPEGLEVDEQSVTIARYAPPLGLSTFQTRWGTFTDPWTHQPQPMCGFTLVGTDGTISSPDYAPTLRVQTRDHPEGYDHPVETIEPPHRDPVEYVIHCLDTDAPIEGPLSVVTSWQGQRLVDAAQRSARTGRIEPLPGPSRP, from the coding sequence ATGAGCATGAGCCCGCCACGTTCTCCCGTCCGTGTCGTTGGAATCAATTTCGATCATATGCACATGGGAGACAATCTAGCAATGGCCGCGCGGCATCCCCGGGTCGAGGTGATCGGCCTTTGGGACCACGACCCCCAGCGGGTCGAGCCGGTCCGCAGGAAGCTCAACCTGCCCGAGTCGGTTCGCTTCGAGGACTGGCGGGCCTGTTTGGAGACAGCGCGGCCGGACTTGGTGTTGCTCTGCCCCGCGACCGCCGCCCATGCCGAGTGGGTCGAGCGGATCGCCGGCTCGGGTCTGGTGGCTCCCGGTGGGGCGATCTTGCTCGAAAAGCCGTTTGCCGCCAATCTCGACCAGGCCGCCCGGATCGTCCGTGCTGTTGAGGCCGCTGGGTTGCGGCTGGCGATCAACTGGCCTCTGGCCTGGGTGCCCGCTCATATCACCGCCAAACGGTTGATTGATCGAGGCGTCATTGGGGCGTTGCGCGAGGTTCACTACTACGATGGCAACCGCGGCCCGCTCTGGCACACCGCCGGCAAGGCCGAGATCGACGCGGCCACCGTCGCTGCCCAAAAGCCGACGAGCTGGTTTTATCGCGCCGACCACGGCGGCGGCTCGTTGCTGGATTATCTTGGCTACGGCGCGACCTTGAGCGCGTGGTTCCTCAACGGAGCCGACCCATTGGAGGTCGTCGCCATGACCGATCGTCCCGAGGGTCTGGAGGTGGACGAGCAGAGCGTTACCATCGCCCGCTACGCCCCCCCTTTAGGTCTTTCCACCTTCCAAACCCGCTGGGGAACCTTCACCGATCCCTGGACCCACCAGCCCCAACCGATGTGCGGCTTCACCCTGGTCGGCACCGATGGCACGATCTCCAGCCCCGACTATGCGCCCACTCTTCGGGTTCAAACCCGAGACCATCCCGAGGGGTACGATCACCCTGTCGAGACGATCGAACCGCCTCACCGCGACCCGGTTGAATATGTCATCCACTGTCTTGACACCGACGCCCCGATCGAAGGTCCGCTCTCAGTCGTGACCTCCTGGCAAGGGCAACGCTTGGTGGACGCCGCTCAACGAAGCGCTCGGACGGGCCGAATCGAACCCCTCCCCGGTCCCTCCCGCCCCTAA
- the purD gene encoding phosphoribosylamine--glycine ligase: MSEVKRTEVGQPHAERTTGKTKRVLVIGKGGREHALCWALSRSPRVERVFCAPGNAGTAQLGRNVALEPSDFKGLARFARHEEIDLVVIGPEEPLCQGLADHLRDQGLKVFGPSAEAAELEGSKLFAKDLMKQAGIPTAEAKVFDNAKDAETYVLSREVMLTIRPRNHHSIRQASSCRTAADCLEMINAVFDPRDYPNPALEVEIIGRNQKQVFRKGPEAREFVLRQPLGLVVKADGLAAGKGVEVCDDFRSALDAIQRIMVRREFGKAGDKILIEERLEGPEASVLALTDGRTIAPFDIAQDFKRAFDNDEGPNTGGMGAYSPTTKLITPEVMARIEEQVLVPAVHFMKKRRRPFQGVLYAGLILTEQGPKVLEFNVRFGDPECQVLLPRLKSDLYDLLEAVVEERLEEVELQWDTRASVCVTLVSEGYPGPFEKDKAISGLEEAARLPDVLVFHAGTKTNHEGRVLTDGGRVLNVVGLGDTLAQARDRAYQAAALIRFQGRRYRSDIALHAVEHG, from the coding sequence GTGAGCGAGGTCAAGCGAACTGAGGTTGGACAACCCCACGCCGAACGGACCACCGGCAAAACCAAGCGCGTTCTGGTGATCGGCAAAGGAGGGCGGGAACACGCTCTGTGCTGGGCCTTAAGCCGCTCGCCGAGAGTGGAGCGCGTCTTCTGCGCTCCGGGCAACGCCGGGACCGCCCAGTTGGGTCGCAACGTCGCGTTGGAACCATCCGACTTCAAAGGCTTGGCCCGCTTCGCCCGTCACGAGGAGATCGACCTAGTCGTGATTGGCCCCGAGGAGCCGCTTTGTCAAGGACTGGCCGACCATCTTCGTGACCAGGGACTCAAGGTCTTTGGTCCCTCAGCAGAAGCCGCCGAATTGGAGGGCTCCAAACTCTTCGCCAAAGACCTCATGAAGCAAGCGGGTATCCCCACCGCTGAGGCTAAGGTGTTCGACAACGCTAAGGATGCGGAAACTTACGTATTGTCTCGCGAAGTGATGCTCACTATTCGGCCACGCAATCATCACTCGATCCGCCAGGCCAGCTCGTGTCGCACCGCCGCGGACTGTCTCGAGATGATCAACGCCGTTTTCGACCCACGCGATTATCCCAATCCCGCGTTGGAGGTCGAGATCATTGGCCGCAATCAAAAACAGGTGTTCCGCAAGGGTCCCGAAGCCCGCGAGTTCGTGTTGCGGCAACCACTGGGTCTGGTGGTCAAGGCCGATGGCTTGGCGGCTGGCAAAGGGGTCGAGGTGTGCGACGACTTCCGAAGCGCCCTGGACGCGATCCAACGCATCATGGTGCGCCGCGAGTTCGGCAAGGCCGGCGATAAAATTCTCATCGAAGAACGGTTAGAAGGACCCGAGGCCAGTGTCTTGGCGCTAACCGACGGCCGCACGATTGCTCCCTTCGACATTGCTCAGGACTTCAAACGAGCCTTTGACAATGATGAGGGTCCCAACACGGGCGGCATGGGGGCGTATTCCCCCACCACCAAACTCATCACGCCCGAGGTGATGGCTCGGATCGAGGAACAGGTGTTAGTGCCGGCGGTCCACTTTATGAAAAAGCGACGGCGGCCGTTTCAAGGGGTGTTATACGCCGGGTTGATCCTCACCGAGCAAGGCCCGAAAGTGCTTGAATTCAATGTACGGTTCGGCGACCCAGAATGTCAGGTGTTGCTGCCGCGTCTCAAAAGCGACTTATACGACTTGCTAGAGGCAGTGGTTGAGGAACGTCTGGAGGAGGTTGAACTCCAGTGGGACACGCGGGCGTCGGTCTGCGTCACCCTGGTGTCGGAGGGATACCCTGGTCCGTTCGAGAAGGACAAGGCAATTTCCGGTTTGGAGGAAGCCGCGCGGCTACCCGACGTGCTGGTGTTCCACGCCGGTACCAAAACCAACCACGAAGGCCGAGTGCTCACCGATGGCGGTCGGGTTCTCAACGTAGTGGGTCTGGGCGACACCCTTGCCCAAGCACGCGACCGCGCCTACCAAGCAGCCGCGCTCATCCGTTTTCAGGGCCGTCGCTATCGCAGCGACATTGCCCTCCATGCCGTGGAACACGGTTGA
- a CDS encoding glycosyltransferase — translation MRIGIDGGSLANRRGFGRFARRIIDALEELKARGETQHDFVLILDEPSRDRVPVPPRFEVVCAPVRQAPSEAASAQGRRSVSDLLTMSWAAASARLDVMFFPASYSFFPVWNVGAVVVMIHDTLALDFPEKIFLNARRRWFYTCKERLAAAWADRVVTGAESAKRDLIRWFGLTADRIDLIPEGPEPIFRPLDAHDPRVADRRGLLSRLGIDPSAAFVLYVGGLNPHKNLVRLVEAFGLARLELMARAPSADFDRLQLVLVGDHRDKFATHIPEIRAAGVRANLGDRLVLPGFVGDDDLVGLYNAALMYCHPSLMEGFGLPVAEAMACGRAVAASNAGSLPEVAGGAGLLFDPYDVADIARALVAIVGDPGLRSDLEQRALVRARLFHRDETARSLIAILERAARDPVLGPRVRRTA, via the coding sequence ATGAGGATCGGCATTGACGGCGGTTCGCTCGCCAATCGCCGCGGGTTTGGTCGGTTCGCCCGACGCATCATCGACGCGCTAGAGGAACTCAAGGCGCGTGGGGAAACTCAACACGACTTCGTACTCATTTTGGATGAACCGTCGCGCGACCGAGTGCCGGTCCCGCCGCGGTTCGAGGTGGTCTGCGCTCCAGTTCGTCAGGCTCCCAGCGAGGCAGCCTCCGCCCAGGGACGGCGCTCGGTGAGCGATCTCCTCACCATGAGCTGGGCAGCGGCCTCCGCCCGGCTCGACGTGATGTTCTTCCCCGCCTCCTACAGCTTCTTTCCAGTCTGGAACGTCGGGGCGGTCGTGGTCATGATCCACGACACCCTGGCGTTGGATTTCCCCGAGAAAATCTTCCTCAACGCCCGCCGACGCTGGTTCTACACTTGTAAGGAGCGTCTTGCCGCCGCTTGGGCCGATCGGGTCGTCACTGGGGCGGAGTCGGCCAAACGTGACCTCATACGTTGGTTTGGCCTGACGGCGGACCGGATTGACCTCATTCCCGAAGGACCCGAGCCGATCTTTCGGCCTCTCGACGCCCACGACCCCCGTGTGGCCGATCGGCGCGGCCTTTTGAGCCGTCTGGGGATCGATCCCTCGGCAGCCTTCGTCCTCTATGTCGGCGGCTTGAATCCGCATAAAAACCTCGTTCGGCTGGTCGAGGCGTTTGGGTTGGCGCGTCTCGAATTGATGGCCCGCGCCCCTTCCGCTGACTTCGATCGGTTGCAACTGGTGTTGGTGGGTGACCACCGCGACAAGTTCGCCACCCACATCCCCGAAATCCGCGCCGCTGGGGTCCGGGCCAACCTGGGAGATCGGTTGGTGTTGCCCGGATTCGTCGGCGACGACGACCTGGTGGGGCTGTATAACGCTGCGTTGATGTATTGTCACCCCTCGCTCATGGAGGGGTTCGGCCTCCCGGTGGCCGAGGCGATGGCCTGCGGCAGAGCGGTCGCCGCCAGCAACGCTGGGTCGCTTCCCGAGGTCGCCGGTGGAGCGGGGTTGTTGTTCGACCCCTACGACGTGGCCGACATCGCCCGCGCTCTCGTGGCCATTGTTGGAGACCCTGGTCTTCGGAGCGACTTGGAACAACGGGCGCTCGTCCGCGCCCGCTTGTTTCATCGGGACGAGACTGCCCGCAGCCTCATCGCCATTCTGGAGCGGGCTGCCCGCGACCCGGTTCTTGGCCCCCGCGTGCGGAGGACGGCGTGA